CAGTACTATCCAAATAAAGGAACCGCAATGAAGTCATGTTTCCCACAATGTCTGGGAACTTCTCAAATCTTGAACAAtcagaaagataaaaatattcaaGAGACTCCAAGCTAATCTCATTTGGAAAGCTTTCAAGGCGTTTGCAAGCATGTAGATTCAATCATCTAAGCCGTTTGAGAACACCAATAGATTTGTGGACCTTAGATAAACTTGTACAACCTTCAAGGTCAAGTGTCTCAAGACTTGGGACTCCGGTGAAGTTTGGTGTCTCCAACAAGTTTTGAGAGCCGCTAAGATCAAAGCGTTTCAAACTCCCAAAACTCTgttataaaacaataaatattgaacaaaaaaaagcaTTAATGAGCTTAGTACCATTAGTAGaaataagaacaagaagaaaaagaagaaaacacctTACTTTAATTCCCTTCCATAGTTGCTTGATGTGACTGCATGGAAATCTAAGTTCAATAAGATTGTCTGGTTGAAAGCTGTTTGACAAGGATTTTGAAGGATATTCAGACCATTCTAGCACCCGTAACCTATGTGTTGGCATGAATCTTAAAGGGTCGCCACTGTGCCAATGCAGATTCAATAACTTATGGTAGAGATTAGAAAAACTTATGTTGACAAAACTTGTGTTGCGAATTTTAAGTATTCtcaatttcttcatctttgagAAGGTTCTAACATGGAATCGTTCCTCATTTTGATTAGGTAAGTTTAGCACTATGCCTTCAATCACGTCAGTTCCCTAAAAACCAAGAACAATAAAATTGTGTGagaaatatttggaaaaaactTAAGAATTAGAATGAAAATACATTATACATTTATATCTGGATTGTTCCACTTACAGTATTATTCTTCAACACGTGAAGGACATCCTTATAATGCCACAATCTACTATGCCGGCCAGGCTCTTCGGGGGATTcatcataaattatttcttgaCCCATTTTTTGTAGCAGATCATGCATCATCAACtttttagatgagatggttATAAGACTTCTCTCCATGAGAATATCAATATTGAGGTATGGGTAATAACCAAAACTTTCTAATATATCCATTAAAATGTTATCTAAAAGCTCTCCATTGAAAAAACAAGCAATATCTAAAAATAGTTTCTTTTGCAAATCCTCCAATCCATCAAAACCTACTTGAAGTATatctaaaatttctttattaggATTTGCTTTCAGCTGATCCCAAGCACCTTTCCATGCATTTGTTCCTCTACCAAACAAGGAGGACCCTAAAACTTTAAGAGCTAAAGGAAGGCCTTGAGCATATTTCACAAAGCCTTTGGATAAATCAACATAATTTTCTCTAggataaggtttcttgaaagcTGCCAAACTAAAGAGCTGCAATGCTTCATCATTATTCAACTCACTAACCCTATAGATATCATTCACTCCATGTCTTTTCAATAAATGGTTATCTCTGCTCGTTAAAATGATTCTACTCCTTGGACCAAACCAATCATGGCTCCCTGCTAATGTTGTTAGATGTTCTTCTATCTCCACATCAACAAGgactaaaaatacttttttataacaTAGTCTATTCCGTATCATATTCATTCCCTCACGATCGTCCCATATGTTTATTGTCCTTTCCATGAAGATCTTAGAAAGAAGTTGTTTTTGTAAAGAAACTAAACCACGATTTCTAGTTTCTTCTCTAATACAGGCAATAAAGCTGCTAGCTTCAAATTGGTGAGATATTCTATCATAAATGACTTTTGCCAAAGTTGTCTTACCCACTCCAGCCATACCATGAATTCCTATAAAGCGAACATCATCCAATCCAATACCAAGTATGTTCATCATTTCCTCCACATGGGATTCTATTCCAACAAGGTCCTTGGAAAGAGTTAAAAAGTTACGACTCAATCCTTGAAGTATCCTTTTAATGATTTCTTGGACAATTGTTGATTCATACCTGGgaaaaatgataagataattaattattatgagaTAGTGATTGCCTTTCAAGAGCCAAATGTATGATAATGTATTAATGTGCAATATAGCACATTATAAGGAGCATGGTTTTGGGATTTTGGTTGTAACCTCTATGCTCCATTTGTATATGGTATTACTCTACTATAAATAAGGGTTATCAATCAAATTAGAGTACCATCCTCATATCTACAATATTATAGCACCCTAATAATGTTTAACTTTTGACCCTTACATTTCCATTGTTTTTTGGTGAGAATTAGGAGAGTTTGGGTGTTGTTTCTAAATTCGAATCCATAGGAGAATTGTAGGTTTTGATAAGGAATCTGGGTTTCTTGGTACGTTGATGATCTGAGAGTTGCTGTTGATGTCAAATCCAGAGGGACAAGGGCATCATGATGTAGTTTCATATAATTGATAGTAAAGTACAAGGGAATCGGCTTAGGGAGCAATGTAATGATATGTAGTCAAAAGTAATTGATGCATATAGTAAAGTGGCCAGAGGAAGGAAGTTGTAGCTCTGAGGATGAAGGGATGCCACATAAATGCTGACTTTTAGAGGAATAGATATGGATGCAAATTAAGAAGGTAGTCAAGTCCCTAGAGAGGAGGAACCATGAGTGATGATACAATTGATAGTCAgacaaatatacatattttaaaaaaatccaaccaagcGGGAAAATTGGGTGATGGCAATAGCTAAATGGCCAATGCTCGAAGATGAAATGATTAATATTAGGGGGCAAGCACCAGTTGAATGGGCAGGCAGATCTACCTCATCGTTTCCTTAAATTCGTGGTCATCCACAACCAAAAGCAACCGAATAGATCTGGATTCAGAAACATTAAATAGATCATCAAATATTCAATCTGAATCTAGCATACCACGTAATGCCATATCAGTTAATACATTTATTTTCGTGAAATCTCTTACACGAGGTTTGGatactgagttgagatgagatgagttgagatgaaaatgaaagttgaataaaatattattagaatattatttttaatattattattcttttgagatttgaaaaaattaaattgtttattatattttgtatgaaagtttgagaaatttgtaatgatctagatgagataagatgaaattgagatgaaatgttttttgtatccaaacctaatCGTGGCAATAGAACTTCTGTAACAAAAAAGTGATAGATCATAAGTAtgaaatgttaaatttatttaattaaagtgATTAGATTTCACATcaagaatttagaatttttgtCACATGAGCTAGATCGCTAACTGATCAACACGAGCCTAACATGCGTATTTATATGGATCCAATTAAATTTGATTGGTGCAACCGGCCGGAATCCAATTTTATGGGGGTAATATTTGAGAATCTCCAACATATCCATGCATGCTCTCGctataagaattaaaaaaaaatgttacctaAGATGAAAATGCTATCCGGATAAGTTTGTAAActtttcattgaaaaaaaaaaaaaaacaaacaacaaaacaaaaaaagaagattgtATAAAACTTCTACTGAAAATTTGCATTAAAACCTCAACTGCTTAATTGTATTACTTGGAAAATTCTTGGGCATACAATAGTCACATCAGCACGGCCCAATATAAATTCTCGAGTATTGATCAACACTCATATCCAAAGCATTCTCAGTTCTGCTGCTTGTATTCACATTATTGACTTCTGTCATACTCGTATTCCTATCAGTGAAGTAGTTGGATGTCATCTTTTGAATGCCTTTTAGTTCTTCAAAGAAGTATCTAGGAAAGAACTAGTTTCATgccaaattttctctctttctattttgaGTCTCTAAAACCATTCTGTCATTGCATGAAGTTACTTCAAGTATGATACAGGAACTGATGTTCTATCTTTTATGTCGTTGGTAAAGTTTGCTTGTTGATCATGGTtctgttgtgaaatgttatgcaaacaCACACATCaatgatgacaaataaagtaaaagcaacacaataaAGAATACGACACACGATATACATAGTTCAACAAATTACCTACATCCACAGAattgcagaaatcttattaactagaggagattacaattattcaatctcaactcacactctctagggctttttgctctctcacacaatacgcactcactagacaattgttctctctcaaaatatgcttgaggTCATCCAACACAAGTcgaatatgatatatttatagtgagTGGCGCTTGAAACCTAATCTATCAAAAACTACGTACTTTGCTCGAGTGGAGTGTCAAGCGCGACTCGAGCAAacaaccaaatgaacattggctcaagTGGAGTGTCGTGTGAACACTAGGGTCTCTGTCttgctcgagcggagtgtcgagcgcaACTCGAGCAAACTTCTTTTACTGAAGCTTCGCTCGAGCAGTATGTCGAGCGACGTCAAG
This genomic interval from Juglans microcarpa x Juglans regia isolate MS1-56 chromosome 4D, Jm3101_v1.0, whole genome shotgun sequence contains the following:
- the LOC121259236 gene encoding disease resistance protein Roq1-like — its product is MMNILGIGLDDVRFIGIHGMAGVGKTTLAKVIYDRISHQFEASSFIACIREETRNRGLVSLQKQLLSKIFMERTINIWDDREGMNMIRNRLCYKKVFLVLVDVEIEEHLTTLAGSHDWFGPRSRIILTSRDNHLLKRHGVNDIYRVSELNNDEALQLFSLAAFKKPYPRENYVDLSKGFVKYAQGLPLALKVLGSSLFGRGTNAWKGAWDQLKANPNKEILDILQVGFDGLEDLQKKLFLDIACFFNGELLDNILMDILESFGYYPYLNIDILMERSLITISSKKLMMHDLLQKMGQEIIYDESPEEPGRHSRLWHYKDVLHVLKNNTGTDVIEGIVLNLPNQNEERFHVRTFSKMKKLRILKIRNTSFVNISFSNLYHKLLNLHWHSGDPLRFMPTHRLRVLEWSEYPSKSLSNSFQPDNLIELRFPCSHIKQLWKGIKSFGSLKRFDLSGSQNLLETPNFTGVPSLETLDLEGCTSLSKVHKSIGVLKRLR